In a genomic window of Muntiacus reevesi chromosome 1, mMunRee1.1, whole genome shotgun sequence:
- the PSMD4 gene encoding 26S proteasome non-ATPase regulatory subunit 4 isoform X2 — MVLESTMVCVDNSEYMRNGDFLPTRLQAQQDAVNIVCHSKTRSNPENNVGLITLANDCEVLTTLTPDTGRILSKLHTVQPKGKITFCTGIRVAHLALKHRQGKNHKMRIIAFVGSPVEDNEKDLVKLAKRLKKEKVNVDIINFGEEEVNTEKLTAFVNTLNGKDGTGSHLVTVPPGPSLADALISSPILAGEGGAMLGLGASDFEFGVDPSADPELALALRVSMEEQRQRQEEEARRAAAASAAEAGIATTGTEDSDDALLKMTISQQEFGRTGLPDLSSMTEEEQIAYAMQMSLQGAEFGQAESADMDASSAMDTSEPTKEEDDYDVMQDPEFLQSVLENLPGVDPNNEAIRNAMGSLASQATKEGKKDKKEEDKK; from the exons ATGGTGTTGGAAAGCACTATGGTTTG CGTGGACAACAGTGAGTACATgcggaatggggacttcttaccCACCCGGCTACAGGCCCAGCAGGATGCTGTCAATATAGTCTGTCACTCCAAGACCCGCAGCAACCCTGAGAACAACGTGGGCCTCATCACACTGGCCAA TGACTGTGAAGTGCTGACCACACTCACCCCAGACACTGGCCGCATCCTGTCTAAGCTTCACACTGTCCAGCCCAAGGGCAAGATCACCTTCTGCACTGGCATCCGCGTGGCCCAC ttgGCCCTGAAGCACCGGCAGGGCAAGAATCACAAGATGCGAATCATTGCCTTTGTGGGAAGCCCTGTGGAGGACAATGAGAAGGAT CTGGTGAAGCTGGCTAAACGCCTCAAGAAGGAGAAAGTAAATGTTGATATTATCAATTTTGGGGAAGAG GAGGTGAACACGGAAAAGCTGACCGCTTTTGTAAACACATTGAATGGCAAAGATGGAACCGGTTCTCACCTGGTGACTGTGCCTCCTGGGCCCAGCTTGGCCGATGCCCTCATCAGCTCGCCCATTCTGGCTGGGGAAGGTGGCGCCATGCTGGGTCTGGGTGCCAGTGACTTTGAATTTGGAGTGGATCCCAGCGCTGATCCTGAGCTGGCCCTG GCCCTGCGTGTTTCTATGGAAGAACAGCGGCAGCGGCAAGAGGAAGAGGCACGGCGGGCAGCTGCTGCCTCTGCCGCTGAGGCGGGGATTGCCACGACTGGGactgaag ACTCAGACGATGCCCTGCTCAAGATGACCATCAGCCAGCAGGAGTTTGGCCGCACTGGGCTCCCTGACCTAAGCAGTATGACCGAGGAAGAGCAGATTGCTTACGCCATGCAGATGTCCCTCCAGGGTGCAG AGTTTGGCCAGGCAGAGTCAGCTGACATGGATGCCAGTTCAGCCATGGACACATCTGAGCCCACCAAG GAGGAGGATGATTATGACGTGATGCAGGACCCCGAATTCCTCCAGAGTGTCTTGGAGAACCTTCCGGGCGTGGATCCCAACAACGAGGCCATTCGAAATGCTATGGGCTCCCTGGCCTCCCAGGCCACCAAGGAAGGCAAGAAGGACAAGAAGGAGGAGGACAAGAAGTGA
- the PSMD4 gene encoding 26S proteasome non-ATPase regulatory subunit 4 isoform X1, whose amino-acid sequence MVLESTMVCVDNSEYMRNGDFLPTRLQAQQDAVNIVCHSKTRSNPENNVGLITLANDCEVLTTLTPDTGRILSKLHTVQPKGKITFCTGIRVAHLALKHRQGKNHKMRIIAFVGSPVEDNEKDLVKLAKRLKKEKVNVDIINFGEEEVNTEKLTAFVNTLNGKDGTGSHLVTVPPGPSLADALISSPILAGEGGAMLGLGASDFEFGVDPSADPELALALRVSMEEQRQRQEEEARRAAAASAAEAGIATTGTEGERDSDDALLKMTISQQEFGRTGLPDLSSMTEEEQIAYAMQMSLQGAEFGQAESADMDASSAMDTSEPTKEEDDYDVMQDPEFLQSVLENLPGVDPNNEAIRNAMGSLASQATKEGKKDKKEEDKK is encoded by the exons ATGGTGTTGGAAAGCACTATGGTTTG CGTGGACAACAGTGAGTACATgcggaatggggacttcttaccCACCCGGCTACAGGCCCAGCAGGATGCTGTCAATATAGTCTGTCACTCCAAGACCCGCAGCAACCCTGAGAACAACGTGGGCCTCATCACACTGGCCAA TGACTGTGAAGTGCTGACCACACTCACCCCAGACACTGGCCGCATCCTGTCTAAGCTTCACACTGTCCAGCCCAAGGGCAAGATCACCTTCTGCACTGGCATCCGCGTGGCCCAC ttgGCCCTGAAGCACCGGCAGGGCAAGAATCACAAGATGCGAATCATTGCCTTTGTGGGAAGCCCTGTGGAGGACAATGAGAAGGAT CTGGTGAAGCTGGCTAAACGCCTCAAGAAGGAGAAAGTAAATGTTGATATTATCAATTTTGGGGAAGAG GAGGTGAACACGGAAAAGCTGACCGCTTTTGTAAACACATTGAATGGCAAAGATGGAACCGGTTCTCACCTGGTGACTGTGCCTCCTGGGCCCAGCTTGGCCGATGCCCTCATCAGCTCGCCCATTCTGGCTGGGGAAGGTGGCGCCATGCTGGGTCTGGGTGCCAGTGACTTTGAATTTGGAGTGGATCCCAGCGCTGATCCTGAGCTGGCCCTG GCCCTGCGTGTTTCTATGGAAGAACAGCGGCAGCGGCAAGAGGAAGAGGCACGGCGGGCAGCTGCTGCCTCTGCCGCTGAGGCGGGGATTGCCACGACTGGGactgaaggtgaaagag ACTCAGACGATGCCCTGCTCAAGATGACCATCAGCCAGCAGGAGTTTGGCCGCACTGGGCTCCCTGACCTAAGCAGTATGACCGAGGAAGAGCAGATTGCTTACGCCATGCAGATGTCCCTCCAGGGTGCAG AGTTTGGCCAGGCAGAGTCAGCTGACATGGATGCCAGTTCAGCCATGGACACATCTGAGCCCACCAAG GAGGAGGATGATTATGACGTGATGCAGGACCCCGAATTCCTCCAGAGTGTCTTGGAGAACCTTCCGGGCGTGGATCCCAACAACGAGGCCATTCGAAATGCTATGGGCTCCCTGGCCTCCCAGGCCACCAAGGAAGGCAAGAAGGACAAGAAGGAGGAGGACAAGAAGTGA